From a single Fusarium fujikuroi IMI 58289 draft genome, chromosome FFUJ_chr03 genomic region:
- a CDS encoding related to Ras-GTPase-activating protein binding protein 2 encodes MASNGNFTQQDQYKEPADQQQTAPTTSAADGSATAAASATNNPSKDEVGWYFVEQFYTTLSKSPEKLHLFYGKRSQFVYGREAEVAKVSVGRQDIQERIKNLDFHDCKVRITNVDSQASFENIVIQVIGETCNTNKTPKKFVQTFVLAQQPSGYFVLNDILRYIDDESDDESAAASEEPVEEPAAPASEEPAAAAEPEAPQSVEETKEEAPALDPEVVDQKLEEVSTSKDSVTLNGNNSEESEAKDLETKPEDPAETADEAAKELAEEDVKEPEKPKDPSPTPVSKPVAPPPAAPEKPAAPPKPMTWASRAAAALPKPVVPLPKTTTPPVNQSRAPAPAAAATSQPAAAPAATSAAPATDSAGKDAAGWQTAGSDSKRQNRPQSVSGPPADKESTTVYVKFVTDKVQDADLRNALTAFGELKSLDIIRQKNCAFVEFKTPEASKAAVAANPHTINGETIMVESRRNKPGANNAGGRGPVSGRGRGGAEGGRSGGQGPRGNFSGQNRGRGGAPRGRGGAQSHNA; translated from the exons atggcctcTAACGGTAACTTCACCCAACAGGATCAGTACAAGGAACCTGCCgaccaacaacaaacagCTCCTACTACCTCTGCTGCCGATGGCTCTGCCACCGCTGCCGCTTCTGCCACCAACAACCCATCCAAGGATGAGGTTGGCTGGTATTTCGTGGAACAATTCTATACCACCCTGAGCAAGTCGCCTGAGAAGCTTCAC CTTTTCTATGGCAAGCGCTCGCAATTCGTCTATGGTCGCGAAGCTGAGGTTGCCAAGGTCTCTGTTGGCCGACAG GACATTCAAGAACGCATCAAGAACCTAGACTTCCACGACTGCAAGGTCAGGATAACCAATGTTGACTCCCAGGCTTCCTTTGAGAACATCGTCATCCAAGTGATTGGCGAGACttgcaacaccaacaaaacACCCAAGAAGTTCGTCCAAACCTTTGTCCTTGCCCAGCAACCCTCCGGCTACTTTGTCCTCAATGATATCCTGCGATATATCGATGAcgagagcgatgatgagtctgctgctgcctctgAGGAGCCTGTCGAGGAGCCTGCCGCTCCCGCTTCAGAGGAAcctgctgccgctgccgagCCCGAGGCTCCTCAGTCTGTCGAGGAAACCAAGGAGGAGGCCCCTGCCCTCGATCCCGAAGTTGTTGATCAGAAACTTGAGGAGGTTTCCACTTCTAAGGACAGTGTGACTCTCAACGGCAACAACTCCGAGGAGTCTGAGGCTAAGGACCTTGAGACCAAGCCTGAGGATCCCGCCGAGACCGCTGACGAGGCTGCTAAGGAGCTTGCCGAGGAAGACGTGAAGGAGCCCGAGAAGCCTAAGGATCCTAGCCCTACACCCGTTTCGAAGCCTGtcgctcctcctcctgcagcTCCCGAGAAGCCTGCAGCTCCTCCCAAGCCCATGACATGGGCCAGCCGAGCTGCCGCTGCCCTTCCCAAGCCTGTTGTTCCTCTCCCCAAGACTACTACTCCTCCCGTGAACCAGAGCCGTGCTCCCgctcctgctgctgccgctacTTCTCAGCCCgctgctgctcctgctgCCACCTCTGCCGCGCCCGCCACTGACTCCGCTGGTAAGGATGCGGCTGGATGGCAGACTGCAGGCAGTGACTCTAAGCGACAGAACCGACCTCAGTCTGTTTCCGGACCTCCTGCTGATAAGGAAAGCACCACCGTATACGTTAAGTTCGTTACGGATAAGGTCCAGGATGCAGACCTCAGGAACGCTTTGACTGCTTTTGGCGAGCTGAAgagccttgatatcatccgCCAGAAG AACTGTGCATTCGTTGAATTTAAGACCCCTGAAGCCTCCAAGGCTGCGGTTGCTGCTAACCCTCACACCATTAACGGCGAGACTATCATGGTCGAATCCCGTCGCAACAAGCCCGGTGCCAATAACGCTGGTGGCCGAGGCCCCGTTTCAGGAcgtggccgtggtggtgcTGAAGGCGGACGATCCGGCGGCCAGGGCCCCCGAGGCAACTTCTCTGGTCAAAAccgtggccgtggtggtgcTCCTCGCGGCCGTGGTGGTGCCCAGTCCCATAATGCTTAA
- a CDS encoding probable TPI1-triose-phosphate isomerase: MARKFFVGGNFKMNGSKSSIKEIVDNLNNADLDKNAEVVVSPPAIYLPLVRETLRKDIEVAAQNVFNKPNGAFTGEISVSQLKDSDINWVILGHSERREILGESDETISAKTKYATENGLKVIWCCGETLETREAGKTIDFVSKQLESLKSQISDWSNIVIAYEPIWAIGTGKVATTEQAQEVHKAIRDLLRGISDKVADETRILYGGSVNEKNCGELSKQPDIDGFLVGGASLKPAFVDIINATKQ, encoded by the exons atggctcgcAAATTCTTCGTCGGCGGCAACTTCAAGAT GAACGGCTCCAAGTCGTCTATCAAGGAGATTGTCGATAACCTCAACAACGCTGATCTCGACAAGAACGCTG AGGTTGTTGTCTCTCCTCCTGCCATCTACCTCCCTCTCGTCCGTGAGACCCTCCGCAAGGACATCGAGGTCGCCGCCCAGAACGTCTTCAACAAGCCCAACGGTGCCTTCACCGGCGAGATCTCCGTCTCCCAGCTCAAGGATAGCGACATCAACTGGGTCATCCTCGGTCACTCTGAGCGTCGTGAGATCCTCGGCGAGTCTGACGAGACCATCTCCGCCAAGACCAAGTACGCCACTGAGAACGGCCTCAAGGTCATCTGGTGCTGCGGCGAGACCCTCGAAACCCGTGAGGCTGGCAAGACCATCGACTTCGTCTCTAAGCAGCTCGAGTCCCTCAAGTCCCAGATCTCCGACTGGTCCAACATTGTCATTGCCTACGAGCCCATCTGGGCTATCGGCACCGGCAAGGTTGCTACCACTGAGCAGGCTCAGGAGGTCCACAAGGCTATCCGCGACCTCCTCCGTGGTATCAGCGACAAGGTTGCTGACGAGACCCGAATCCTCTACGGCGGTAGTGTCAACGAGAAGAACTGCGGCGAGCTCTCCAAGCAGCCCGATATTGACGGTTTCCTTGTTGGCGGTGCTTCTCTCAAGCCTGCTT tcgtcgacatcatcaacgctACCAAGCAGTAA
- a CDS encoding probable mitochondrial ribosomal protein, large subunit yields the protein MTVKAIRQIAKGQNGLGAFILQCKKLDFYYCDWAGSSKGMNGFIKSLLPKFAAANPQVEFSISPRPGKHPVVVGHYINGRTKPICVRNLSPYEILQKAELLRDASGEKLKRYNKAVNSAQPSVRGVWSPYHGKGMVV from the exons ATGACTGTTAAGGCGATAAGACAAATAGCAAAGGGCCAG AATGGCCTCGGCGCATTTATCCTCCAGTGCAAGAAGTTAGACTTCTACTACTGTGACTGGGCCGGTAGCTCCAAGGGTATGAA TGGCTTCATcaagtctcttctccccAAGTTCGCCGCCGCCAACCCTCAAGTCGAATTCTCCATCTCCCCTCGACCCGGAAAGCACCCCGTCGTTGTCGGTCACTATATCAATGGTCGAACTAAGCCTATCTGCGTACGAAACCTATCACCATACGAAATCCTTCAGAAGGCCGAGTTATTGCGTGATGCTAGCGGAGAGAAGCTGAAACGTTACAACAAAGCCGTCAACAGCGCTCAACCAAGTGTGCGTGGCGTCTGGTCCCCATACCACGGCAAGGGAATGGTTGTTTAA
- a CDS encoding probable MRT4-mRNA turnover 4, which produces MPKSKRAKVVHLTQVSKKTRENKDKLFQNIRDTVPEYQNCFVFSVDNMRNNHLKDVRRELSDCRLFFGKTKLMAKALGQTPEEAIAPGIEDLSRYLTGTVGLILTNRPVDEILSYFENLAPVDFARAGAVATRDFSIPTGVVYATAGEVPAEHDVPLEHTIEPELRRLGVPTRMVKGRVVLGDEAGQGEEYVVCKEGDVLDSRQTRLLKLFDVCLSEFKVKVLAYWNAASSEVTEVNPNAMDEN; this is translated from the exons ATGCCCAAGTCGAAGCGCGCAAAGGTTGTTCACCTCACACAGGTCTCTAAGAAGACGCGcgagaacaaggacaagcttTTCCAGAACATCCGCGATACTGTCCCCGAGTACCAGAACTGCTTTGTCTTCAGCGTCGATAACATGCGAAACAACCACCTCAAGGACGTCCGACGTGAGCTGTCCGATTGCCG TCTCTTCTTCGGAAAGACAAAGCTCATGGCAAAGGCTCTTGGCCAGACACCCGAGGAGGCAATCGCCCCTGGAATTGAGGACCTTAGCCGTTATTTGACCGGTACTGTCGGCCTGATCTTGACCAACCGCCCTGTCGATGAAATCCTCTCTTACTTTGAGAACCTCGCTCCTGTCGACTTTGCCCGCGCCGGCGCTGTGGCCACCCGCGATTTTTCTATTCCTACCGGTGTCGTCTATGCTACCGCCGGTGAGGTTCCCGCTGAGCACGATGTTCCTCTCGAACACACCATCGAGCCAGAGCTGCGACGTCTTGGTGTCCCTACCCGTATGGTCAAGGGCCGTGTCGTTCTCGGTGATGAGGCTGGTCAGGGCGAGGAGTATGTTGTTTGCAAGGAGGGTGATGTTTTGGATTCACGACAGACAAGATTGCTGAAGCTTTTCGACGTATGCTTGAGCGaattcaaggtcaaggtgtTAGC GTACTGGAACGCCGCTAGCTCTGAGGTGACAGAGGTTAACCCCAACGCTATGGATGAGAATTAG
- a CDS encoding related to U1 small nuclear ribonucleoprotein encodes MTDKLPPNLLALFAARPPLRFLEPPDHAPQHRTTAPITGVAQFLPELQKYKETDVYNPTESWLQARDRKKREKKEKLETLLREAPDHHKPNEDPNVRGDAFKTLMVARLSYDADERDLEKEFGRYGPIERIRIVVDTHAHEKPNKKKKPHRGYAFVVFEREKDMRAALDACDGMRIKDRRIKVDVERGRTVKGWKPRRLGGGLGGRGYTRAMAARPMGPGGFSGGGGFRGGFKGFDGGRGRGGFRGGFGGRGGGFRSGDRGGDRGGDRGGYGAPSDAPSGPGFDRRNGGGGYGDRDRGDRRGGDRGPGGYDSRSGGRSFDDRHGGGHRDGGRYGGERENRRTGSNMEPIGGRREGGYREQRDRDYDRPRDDDGGRKRGYDGGYEDPRKLRRY; translated from the exons ATGACCGACAAGCTCCCCCCCAACCTGCTCGCGCTCTTCGCGGCGCGACCACCTCTGCGATTCCTCGAGCCGCCCGATCATGCGCCTCAGCACCGCACGACAGCCCCCATCACCGGTGTCGCACAGTTTCTCCCGGAACTCCAGAAGTACAAGGAAACTGATGTTTACAACCCCACTGAGAGTTGGTTGCAAGCCCGCGATCGCAAGAAGCGAGAGAAaaaggagaagctggagaCGCTCCTCAGAGAAGCGCCCGATCATC ATAAGCCAAACGAGGACCCCAACGTTCGTGGCGATGCGTtcaagactttgatggtCGCGCGTCTCAGTTACGATGCTGATGAGAGGGATCTGGAGAAAGAATTTGGTCGCTACGGCCCCATCGAGCGT ATTCGTATCGTTGTCGATACTCACGCTCACGAGAAgccaaacaagaagaagaagccccaTCGAGGCTATGCTTTTGTCGTATTCGAACGAGAGAAAGATATGCGAG CGGCTTTAGATGCCTGTGATGGTATGCGCATCAAAGATCGACGTATCAAGGTAGACGTCGAACGCGGCAGAACTGTCAAGGGCTGGAAACCTCGCCGACTTGGTGGTGGCCTCGGAGGGCGAGGCTACACTAGAGCTATGGCTGCTCGTCCCATGGGTCCCGGTGGCTTTAGCGGCGGTGGCGGTTTCCGTGGTGGCTTCAAGGGTTTCGACGGAGGACGCGGCCGTGGTGGTTTTAGAGGAGGATTCGGCGGTCGTGGAGGAGGATTCCGAAGCGGCGACCGAGGAGGTGACAGGGGCGGTGATCGAGGCGGCTACGGCGCACCTAGTGATGCCCCGTCCGGCCCTGGATTCGACCGCAGAaacggcggcggcggctaTGGTGACCGGGACCGTGGCGACCGAAGGGGTGGAGACCGAGGCCCCGGTGGGTATGATTCTCGTAGCGGTGGTCGCTCATTTGACGACAGACACGGCGGCGGCCATCGTGACGGTGGCCGATACGGCGGAGAACGCGAGAACCGACGCACCGGAAGTAACATGGAACCCATCGGAGGCCGACGAGAAGGTGGGTATCGCGAACAACGGGACCGAGACTACGACAGACCccgtgatgacgatggtggcCGAAAGCGTGGCTATGACGGCGGCTATGAGGATCCTCGAAAGCTTCGTCGTTATTAA